A stretch of the Streptomyces sp. NBC_01428 genome encodes the following:
- a CDS encoding NCS2 family permease, with the protein MSEAQKVDDRPSTAPPAAGGVDGFFKISARGSTFGREIRGGFATFFTMAYILVLNPIILGSAKDKFGHHLDAVQLTTATALVAAVMTIIMGVGGNLPLALAAGLGLNAVVAFQIAPLMSWADAMGLIVLEGLLICVLVVTGLREAVMHAIPQAMKQAISVGIGLFIAFIGFVDAGFATRIPDAANTTVPVQLGGTGALAGWPILVFCLGVLLTIGLLARKVKGAILISIVTMTVVAVVINAAADVKSWGLTTPKVPDDIVASPDFGLLGHFSLFGAFGETSAITVVLLVFTLILSDFFDTMGTVVGISAEAGLLDEEGKVPNLGRVLLIDGAAAVAGGAASASSSTSYIESAAGVGEGARTGFANLVTGGMFALALFLTPILTIVPLQAAAPALVAVGFLMMTQVKHIDWDKYEIAIPAFLTIAVMPFTYSITNGIGAGFLAYVLIKTVLGKAKEVHWLLWAASALFLVYFAIDPVEQLLGVK; encoded by the coding sequence ATGTCCGAAGCGCAGAAGGTCGACGACCGGCCAAGTACCGCCCCACCGGCGGCAGGCGGGGTCGACGGGTTCTTCAAGATATCCGCGAGGGGCTCCACCTTCGGCCGGGAGATACGCGGCGGATTCGCCACGTTCTTCACGATGGCCTACATCCTCGTCCTGAACCCGATCATCCTCGGCAGCGCCAAGGACAAGTTCGGCCACCACCTCGACGCCGTCCAACTCACCACCGCCACCGCCCTGGTGGCCGCGGTCATGACGATCATCATGGGCGTCGGCGGCAACCTCCCGCTCGCCCTCGCCGCCGGCCTCGGCCTCAACGCGGTCGTCGCCTTCCAGATCGCCCCGCTGATGAGCTGGGCCGACGCGATGGGCCTGATCGTCCTGGAGGGCCTGCTCATCTGCGTCCTCGTGGTGACCGGCCTGCGCGAGGCCGTCATGCACGCGATCCCCCAGGCGATGAAACAGGCGATCAGCGTCGGCATCGGCCTGTTCATCGCCTTCATCGGCTTCGTGGACGCCGGCTTCGCCACCCGTATCCCGGACGCCGCCAACACCACCGTGCCGGTCCAGCTCGGCGGCACCGGGGCACTGGCCGGGTGGCCGATTCTCGTCTTCTGCCTCGGGGTCCTGCTGACCATCGGACTGCTCGCCCGCAAGGTCAAGGGCGCGATCCTGATCAGCATCGTCACCATGACGGTGGTCGCCGTCGTCATCAACGCCGCGGCCGACGTCAAGAGCTGGGGCCTGACCACCCCGAAGGTGCCCGACGACATCGTAGCCTCACCGGACTTCGGACTGCTCGGTCACTTCAGCCTGTTCGGGGCGTTCGGCGAGACCAGCGCGATCACCGTCGTCCTGCTGGTCTTCACCCTCATCCTCTCCGACTTCTTCGACACGATGGGCACGGTCGTCGGCATCAGCGCCGAGGCCGGTCTGCTCGACGAGGAGGGCAAGGTGCCCAACCTCGGGCGGGTGCTGCTGATCGACGGCGCCGCCGCGGTCGCCGGCGGCGCGGCCTCCGCCTCCTCCTCGACGTCGTACATCGAGTCGGCGGCGGGCGTCGGCGAAGGCGCGCGCACCGGCTTCGCCAACCTGGTCACCGGCGGCATGTTCGCCCTCGCGCTGTTCCTGACGCCAATCCTCACGATCGTCCCGCTGCAGGCCGCCGCGCCCGCGCTCGTCGCCGTCGGCTTCCTGATGATGACCCAGGTCAAGCACATCGACTGGGACAAGTACGAGATCGCCATCCCCGCCTTCCTGACCATCGCCGTGATGCCGTTCACGTACTCGATCACCAACGGCATCGGCGCGGGCTTCCTGGCGTACGTGCTGATCAAGACGGTGCTCGGCAAGGCCAAGGAGGTCCACTGGCTGCTGTGGGCCGCCTCCGCCCTGTTCCTCGTCTACTTCGCGATCGACCCGGTGGAGCAGCTGCTCGGAGTGAAGTGA
- the ectB gene encoding diaminobutyrate--2-oxoglutarate transaminase, which produces MTITQPDLSVFETLESEVRSYCRNWPTVFDRAQGSRMYDEDGHAYLDFFAGAGSLNYGHNNPVLKRALIDYLERDGVTHGLDMSTTAKRGFLEAFQNLVLRPRDLPYKVMFPGPTGTNAVESALKLARKVKGRESIVSFTNAFHGMSLGSLAVTGNAFKRAGAGIPLVHGTPMPFDNYFDGQVPDFLWFERLLEDQGSGLNQPAAVIVETVQGEGGINVARPEWLRALAELCKRRDMLLIVDDIQMGCGRTGAFFSFEEAGVVPDIVTVSKSISGYGLPMSLCLFKPELDIWEPGEHNGTFRGNNPAFVTAAAALEAYWADGSAMEKQTRSRGEQIEQAMISITEENLADVKEYRGRGLVWGLEFKDKDRAGRVAKRAFELGLLIETSGPESEVVKLLPALTITPDELDEGLRTLARAVRETV; this is translated from the coding sequence GTGACCATCACCCAGCCCGACCTGAGCGTCTTCGAGACCCTGGAGTCGGAGGTGCGCAGCTACTGCCGCAACTGGCCCACCGTCTTCGACCGCGCCCAGGGCAGCCGCATGTACGACGAGGACGGCCACGCGTACCTCGACTTCTTCGCCGGGGCCGGGTCGCTGAACTACGGGCACAACAACCCCGTGCTCAAACGGGCCCTGATCGACTACCTGGAGCGGGACGGCGTCACCCACGGTCTCGACATGTCGACGACGGCCAAGCGCGGCTTCCTGGAGGCCTTCCAGAACCTGGTGCTGCGGCCGCGCGACCTGCCGTACAAGGTGATGTTCCCCGGCCCGACGGGCACCAACGCCGTCGAGTCCGCGCTCAAGCTGGCGCGGAAGGTGAAGGGCCGCGAGTCGATCGTGTCGTTCACCAACGCCTTCCACGGCATGTCGCTCGGCTCGCTCGCCGTGACCGGCAACGCCTTCAAGCGGGCCGGCGCCGGCATCCCGCTGGTGCACGGCACCCCGATGCCGTTCGACAACTACTTCGACGGCCAGGTCCCGGACTTCCTCTGGTTCGAGCGGCTCCTGGAGGACCAGGGGTCGGGCCTCAACCAGCCCGCCGCGGTGATCGTCGAGACCGTGCAGGGCGAGGGCGGCATCAACGTCGCGCGGCCCGAGTGGCTGCGTGCCCTCGCCGAGCTGTGCAAGCGCCGCGACATGCTGCTCATCGTCGACGACATCCAGATGGGCTGCGGCCGGACCGGCGCGTTCTTCTCCTTCGAGGAGGCCGGTGTCGTGCCGGACATCGTCACGGTGTCCAAGTCCATCAGCGGCTACGGCCTGCCGATGTCGCTGTGTCTCTTCAAGCCGGAGCTGGACATCTGGGAGCCGGGCGAGCACAACGGCACCTTCCGCGGGAACAACCCGGCGTTCGTCACGGCCGCCGCCGCCCTGGAGGCGTACTGGGCCGACGGCTCGGCCATGGAGAAGCAGACCCGCTCCCGCGGCGAGCAGATCGAACAGGCGATGATCTCCATCACGGAGGAGAACCTCGCCGACGTCAAGGAGTACCGGGGCCGCGGGCTCGTCTGGGGCCTGGAGTTCAAGGACAAGGACCGCGCGGGCCGCGTGGCCAAGCGCGCCTTCGAACTCGGCCTGCTCATCGAGACGTCCGGCCCGGAGAGCGAGGTCGTGAAGCTGTTGCCCGCGCTCACCATCACCCCCGACGAGCTCGACGAGGGTCTGCGCACCCTTGCCCGGGCCGTCCGCGAGACCGTCTGA
- a CDS encoding GNAT family N-acetyltransferase yields MIRTALPAEAAIVAGLHARARATYRPDGVPEDGTDWVAAWRGAIERPEGHVLCLVLDGRVVGVAAFRTAEGAPSDTVRLFQFHVEPGRWRTGLGTALHAACVEEWQADGKRTATLDVPGGNRRARAFCARLGWVPDPGHLPAEDDHHVSLRYTVGE; encoded by the coding sequence ATGATCAGGACCGCGCTGCCCGCCGAGGCGGCGATCGTCGCCGGGTTGCACGCGCGGGCCCGGGCGACGTACCGCCCCGACGGCGTGCCGGAGGACGGCACGGACTGGGTCGCGGCCTGGCGGGGCGCGATCGAGCGGCCCGAGGGCCATGTGCTGTGTCTCGTGCTGGACGGCCGCGTCGTCGGCGTCGCCGCGTTCCGCACCGCCGAGGGCGCGCCCTCCGACACCGTCAGGCTCTTCCAGTTCCACGTCGAGCCCGGGCGGTGGCGGACCGGCCTCGGCACCGCGCTGCACGCGGCCTGCGTGGAGGAGTGGCAGGCGGACGGCAAACGCACCGCGACACTCGACGTGCCGGGCGGCAACCGGCGCGCGCGGGCCTTCTGCGCCCGCCTCGGCTGGGTGCCGGACCCGGGTCACCTGCCCGCCGAGGACGACCACCACGTGTCTCTGCGGTACACGGTCGGGGAATGA
- a CDS encoding peptidoglycan D,D-transpeptidase FtsI family protein has translation MNKTIRRAAVFTLLLVLSLLVRATWVQFYDGKALAEDKDNRRNAISLYAHPLGNIIVAGDAITGSAQTKGGDLKYKRTYKDGSLYAAVTGYSSQVYGATQLEGIYQDLLDGSDVQLKNPLDSLTNKRADPGDVVTTIDPAVQKAGFEALGDKKGAAVAIDPKTGKILGVVSTPSYDPTSISEGNGSLWEKLTKDPDKPLVNRALRQPLPPGSTFKLVVASAALESGLYDDVDAKTDSPNPYTLPNTHTPLKNESASAPCENASIRVALQYSCNNVFGKMAVDLGQDKVKAMAEKFGFNDTKQDVPVRAYTSVYPSDMDKSSTALTGIGQYDVTATPLQMAMVSAAIANDGELVSPHMVAQTSDADGDVLKNYDDDTESKRIVSSDTAQQLQSAMRTVIEQGTGTNARIPGVTVGGKTGTAQHGEKNSKTPYAWFTSFGKSDSTGKEVAVAVIVEQSDAARSEVSGNGLAAPVAKAMMRAALKN, from the coding sequence ATGAACAAGACGATCAGGCGTGCCGCCGTCTTCACACTGCTGCTCGTCCTCTCCCTGCTGGTGAGGGCGACCTGGGTGCAGTTCTACGACGGCAAGGCACTGGCGGAAGACAAGGACAACCGACGGAACGCGATCTCGCTGTACGCGCATCCGCTCGGGAACATCATCGTGGCCGGTGACGCGATCACCGGCTCCGCGCAGACGAAGGGCGGGGACCTCAAGTACAAGCGCACGTACAAGGACGGCAGCCTGTACGCGGCGGTCACCGGCTACAGCTCGCAGGTGTACGGGGCGACGCAGCTGGAGGGCATCTACCAGGACCTCCTGGACGGCTCGGACGTCCAGCTGAAGAACCCCCTGGACAGTCTGACCAACAAGCGCGCCGACCCCGGTGACGTGGTCACGACGATCGACCCGGCCGTGCAGAAGGCCGGGTTCGAGGCGCTCGGCGACAAGAAGGGCGCGGCCGTCGCGATCGACCCGAAGACGGGCAAGATCCTCGGCGTCGTCTCCACCCCGTCGTACGACCCGACGTCGATCAGCGAGGGCAACGGCAGCCTCTGGGAGAAGCTGACCAAGGACCCCGACAAGCCGCTGGTCAACCGCGCGCTGCGGCAGCCGCTGCCGCCGGGTTCGACGTTCAAGCTGGTCGTGGCGTCCGCCGCGCTGGAGAGCGGCCTGTATGACGACGTGGACGCGAAGACGGACAGCCCGAATCCGTACACCCTGCCGAACACGCACACCCCCCTGAAGAACGAGAGCGCGTCGGCCCCGTGCGAGAACGCCTCGATCCGGGTCGCCCTCCAGTACTCCTGCAACAACGTCTTCGGCAAGATGGCCGTCGACCTCGGGCAGGACAAGGTGAAGGCGATGGCGGAGAAGTTCGGGTTCAACGACACGAAGCAGGACGTGCCGGTACGGGCGTACACCAGCGTCTACCCCTCGGACATGGACAAGTCGTCGACGGCCCTGACCGGCATCGGCCAGTACGACGTCACCGCGACCCCGCTCCAGATGGCGATGGTGTCCGCCGCGATCGCCAACGACGGCGAGCTCGTCTCGCCGCACATGGTGGCCCAGACCAGCGACGCCGACGGTGACGTCCTGAAGAACTACGACGACGACACCGAGAGCAAGCGGATCGTCAGCTCGGACACCGCCCAGCAGCTCCAGTCGGCGATGCGGACGGTCATCGAGCAGGGCACGGGCACGAACGCCCGGATCCCCGGCGTGACCGTCGGCGGCAAGACGGGTACGGCGCAGCACGGCGAGAAGAACAGCAAGACGCCCTACGCCTGGTTCACCTCGTTCGGGAAGTCCGACTCGACCGGCAAGGAGGTCGCCGTGGCGGTGATCGTCGAGCAGTCGGACGCGGCCCGCTCCGAGGTCAGCGGCAACGGCCTGGCGGCCCCGGTCGCCAAGGCGATGATGCGGGCGGCCCTGAAGAACTGA
- a CDS encoding IclR family transcriptional regulator: MSAGETGGGAQVKSAVRTVELLEYFAGRPGMHSLAAVQEAVGYPKSSLYMLLRTLVELGWVETDATGTRYGIGVRALLVGTSYIDGDEVVAAARPTLDRLSDDTTETIHLARLDGTNVVYLATRQSQHYLRPFTRVGRRLPAHSTSLGKALLATHTDEQVRKMLPETLPALTEHTITDREKLIEELRQVHEQGFAVDREENTLGLRCFGVAIPYRTPARDAISCSVPVARLTPAHEQMVKDALFDARDRLTLATRRL, from the coding sequence ATGTCGGCAGGCGAGACAGGCGGCGGGGCACAGGTCAAGTCCGCGGTACGGACCGTGGAATTGCTCGAGTACTTCGCCGGCCGCCCCGGAATGCACTCCCTCGCCGCGGTCCAGGAGGCCGTCGGCTACCCCAAGTCCAGCCTGTACATGCTGCTGCGCACGCTCGTGGAGCTCGGCTGGGTCGAGACCGACGCGACGGGCACGCGGTACGGCATCGGCGTACGGGCCCTGCTGGTCGGCACCTCGTACATCGACGGCGACGAGGTGGTCGCCGCGGCCCGCCCCACGCTCGACCGCCTCTCCGACGACACCACGGAGACCATCCACCTGGCCCGCCTGGACGGCACGAACGTCGTCTACCTCGCCACCCGCCAGTCGCAGCACTACCTGCGCCCCTTCACCCGGGTCGGCCGCAGGCTCCCCGCCCACTCCACCTCGCTCGGCAAGGCCCTGCTGGCCACGCACACCGACGAGCAGGTCCGCAAGATGCTGCCCGAGACGCTGCCCGCCCTGACCGAGCACACCATCACGGACCGGGAGAAGCTCATCGAGGAGCTCCGCCAGGTGCACGAGCAGGGCTTCGCCGTGGACCGCGAGGAGAACACGCTGGGGCTGCGCTGCTTCGGCGTGGCGATCCCGTACCGCACGCCGGCTCGTGACGCGATCAGCTGCTCGGTGCCGGTGGCACGGCTCACACCGGCGCACGAGCAGATGGTCAAGGACGCGCTGTTCGACGCCCGTGACCGGCTCACTCTGGCCACACGCCGCCTCTGA
- a CDS encoding aminotransferase class V-fold PLP-dependent enzyme, whose amino-acid sequence METFETLVRAEFAAKNTYLNTASTGLLPGRTVTAMRAAVDSVAAGRPADMFADVEAARASFARLVGVPGRRVAAGASVAVYSGLIAASLPPGAEVLTAEAEFSSVVTPFHVRGDLKVRAVPLERMAESVHSGTALVAVSAAQSADGRTADLDGIREAAREHGARTYVDASQAAGWLPLRAGAYDFVSSVAFKWLVCPRGVAFLVVPEDFGGLTPVFAGWVAGEAPWDSCYGPVEELAHSARRFDESPALFAYAGARHSLELLEELGVERIHEHDLALADRFRAGLRERGHTPVPAPDSPIVSVPGLGRLQGELSRAGVEVSDRAGHLRAAFHLYNTPDDVDRLLDVLPG is encoded by the coding sequence ATGGAGACCTTCGAGACCCTCGTCCGTGCCGAGTTCGCCGCGAAGAACACCTATCTGAACACCGCGAGCACCGGTCTGCTGCCGGGCCGCACGGTGACCGCGATGCGGGCCGCCGTGGACTCCGTGGCGGCCGGGCGGCCCGCCGACATGTTCGCCGACGTCGAGGCGGCCCGCGCGTCGTTCGCGCGGCTCGTCGGCGTGCCCGGGCGCCGGGTCGCGGCTGGCGCCTCGGTCGCGGTGTACAGCGGACTGATCGCGGCCTCGCTGCCGCCGGGCGCCGAAGTCCTCACCGCCGAGGCCGAGTTCAGCTCGGTCGTGACTCCCTTCCACGTCCGGGGCGACCTCAAGGTCCGGGCCGTACCGCTGGAACGGATGGCCGAGTCGGTGCACTCCGGCACCGCGCTCGTCGCCGTCAGCGCGGCCCAGTCCGCCGACGGCCGGACCGCCGACCTGGACGGGATCCGGGAGGCGGCGCGGGAGCACGGCGCCCGGACGTACGTGGACGCGTCCCAGGCCGCCGGATGGCTGCCGCTGCGCGCGGGCGCCTACGACTTCGTCTCCTCCGTCGCCTTCAAGTGGCTCGTCTGCCCGCGCGGTGTGGCCTTCCTCGTCGTCCCGGAGGACTTCGGCGGTCTCACCCCGGTGTTCGCGGGCTGGGTGGCGGGCGAGGCGCCCTGGGACAGCTGCTACGGCCCGGTCGAGGAACTCGCCCACTCCGCACGGCGGTTCGACGAGAGTCCCGCACTCTTCGCGTACGCCGGGGCCCGGCACTCGCTGGAACTTCTGGAGGAACTGGGCGTGGAGCGGATCCACGAGCACGACCTCGCGCTCGCCGACCGGTTCCGCGCCGGGCTGCGGGAGCGCGGACACACTCCGGTCCCCGCCCCGGACTCCCCGATCGTCTCGGTGCCGGGACTCGGCCGTCTCCAGGGCGAGTTGAGCCGCGCCGGGGTGGAGGTCTCGGACCGGGCGGGCCATCTGCGGGCCGCGTTCCACCTGTACAACACCCCGGACGACGTCGACCGGCTGCTCGACGTCCTGCCCGGCTGA
- a CDS encoding aldehyde dehydrogenase (NADP(+)): MAAAPVWSVDPRTGKQREQVAVEATAEEVDEAVRAAHAARPALADRTVRAAFLRTAADLLEGSKEHLVEVADAETALGPVRLNGELARTCFQLRAFAGIVDEGAFLDVVIDHPDATATPPIPDLRRYKVPLGVVAVYSASNFPFAFSVAGGDTASALAAGCPVVVKAHPDHPALSELVASVLRRAAARHDIPAGVVGLVHGFEAGVELVRHPLVAAAGFTGSVRGGRALFDAAAQRPVPIPFHGELGSLNPVVVTEAAAAERAEEIGAGLAGSMTLGVGQFCVKPGLVLAPAGAAGDRFLKSLTDAVSDTDAGVLLDHRMRDNFIAGVAERAALPDVESPVTPGAGGEHTVSPGFLTVPAERLTAQGEHDLLLEECFGPLTVVARYTDASEAGAVLSRLPGNLTATVQLSAEEAAGEGRGAEILAELTPLAGRVLVNGWPTGVAVAPAQHHGGPYPATTSTSTSVGGTAIERWMRPVAYQGVPEALLPPELRDDNPLGLPRRHDGRLER, translated from the coding sequence GTGGCAGCAGCACCAGTCTGGAGTGTCGACCCCCGTACCGGGAAGCAGCGGGAACAGGTTGCGGTGGAGGCCACAGCCGAGGAGGTCGACGAGGCCGTCCGTGCCGCACACGCCGCACGCCCCGCCCTCGCCGACCGCACCGTCCGCGCCGCGTTCCTGCGCACCGCCGCCGACCTGCTCGAAGGCTCCAAGGAACACCTCGTCGAGGTCGCCGACGCGGAGACGGCGCTCGGCCCCGTCCGGCTGAACGGCGAACTCGCCCGCACCTGCTTCCAGTTGCGCGCGTTCGCCGGGATCGTCGACGAGGGTGCCTTCCTCGACGTCGTCATCGACCACCCCGACGCCACGGCGACCCCGCCGATCCCGGACCTGCGCCGCTACAAGGTGCCCCTGGGTGTCGTGGCCGTGTACTCGGCCTCCAACTTCCCGTTCGCCTTCTCCGTCGCGGGCGGCGACACCGCGAGCGCGCTGGCCGCGGGCTGCCCCGTCGTCGTCAAGGCGCACCCCGACCACCCCGCCCTGTCGGAACTGGTCGCCTCCGTGCTGCGCCGGGCCGCGGCGCGGCACGACATCCCCGCCGGGGTCGTCGGTCTCGTCCACGGCTTCGAGGCGGGCGTCGAACTGGTCCGGCACCCGCTGGTCGCGGCCGCCGGGTTCACCGGCTCGGTCCGCGGCGGCCGCGCGCTCTTCGACGCGGCGGCACAGCGCCCGGTGCCGATCCCGTTCCACGGCGAGCTGGGCTCCCTCAACCCCGTCGTGGTCACCGAGGCCGCGGCCGCCGAGCGCGCCGAGGAGATCGGCGCGGGCCTCGCCGGCTCGATGACCCTGGGCGTCGGCCAGTTCTGCGTGAAGCCGGGCCTGGTGCTCGCCCCGGCCGGCGCGGCGGGCGACCGGTTCCTGAAGTCCCTGACCGACGCCGTGAGCGACACCGACGCGGGGGTCCTGCTGGACCACCGGATGCGGGACAACTTCATCGCCGGGGTCGCCGAGCGGGCCGCGCTGCCGGACGTCGAGTCGCCCGTGACGCCGGGCGCCGGCGGCGAGCACACGGTGAGCCCCGGTTTCCTGACCGTGCCCGCCGAGCGGCTCACGGCGCAGGGCGAGCACGACCTGCTGCTGGAGGAGTGCTTCGGGCCGCTCACGGTCGTGGCGCGCTACACCGACGCGAGCGAGGCGGGCGCCGTCCTGTCCCGGCTGCCCGGCAACCTCACGGCCACGGTGCAGCTCTCCGCCGAGGAGGCCGCAGGCGAGGGCCGCGGCGCCGAGATCCTCGCCGAGCTGACGCCGCTCGCCGGCCGGGTGCTGGTCAACGGCTGGCCGACCGGCGTCGCCGTCGCCCCCGCCCAGCACCACGGAGGTCCCTACCCCGCGACGACCTCGACGTCCACCTCGGTCGGCGGCACCGCCATCGAGCGGTGGATGCGGCCGGTGGCCTACCAGGGCGTGCCCGAGGCGCTGCTGCCGCCGGAGCTGCGCGACGACAACCCGCTGGGCCTGCCCCGGCGCCACGACGGACGCCTGGAGCGCTGA
- a CDS encoding ectoine synthase: MIVRSFKDVEGTDRHVKAATGTWESKRIVLAKEKVGFSLHETILYAGTETDMWYANHIEAVLCVEGEAQLINRETGEEHWITPGTMYLLNGHERHTVRPKTDFRCVCVFNPPVTGREDHDENGVYPLITEPEEV, from the coding sequence GTGATAGTCCGTTCGTTCAAGGATGTTGAAGGCACCGACCGGCATGTGAAGGCGGCGACCGGCACCTGGGAGAGCAAGCGCATCGTCCTCGCCAAGGAGAAGGTCGGCTTCTCCCTGCACGAGACGATCCTGTACGCGGGTACGGAGACCGACATGTGGTACGCGAACCACATCGAGGCCGTGCTCTGCGTGGAGGGTGAAGCCCAGCTCATCAACCGGGAGACCGGCGAGGAGCACTGGATCACGCCCGGGACGATGTACCTGCTCAACGGCCACGAGCGCCACACGGTCCGTCCCAAGACCGACTTCCGCTGCGTCTGCGTCTTCAACCCGCCCGTCACCGGACGGGAGGACCACGACGAGAACGGCGTCTACCCGCTGATCACCGAACCCGAGGAGGTGTGA
- a CDS encoding DsbA family oxidoreductase, with product MRVEIWSDIACPWCYVGKARFEKALDAFPHRDEVEVVHRSFELDPGRAKGDIQPVLTMLTKKYGMSEAQAQAGEENLGTQAAAEGLDYRTRDRDHGNTFDMHRLLHLAKEKGRQDELIGLFYRANFAEERSVFGDDERLVELAVAAGLDADDARRVLADPSAYATEVRADEREAAELGANGVPFFVLDRTYGVSGAQPTEVFSQALTQAWGERPQLTLIQDGKSAEDGAEACGPDGCAVPQH from the coding sequence ATGCGCGTCGAGATCTGGTCCGACATCGCCTGCCCGTGGTGCTACGTCGGGAAGGCCCGCTTCGAGAAGGCGCTCGACGCCTTTCCGCACCGTGACGAGGTCGAGGTCGTGCACCGCTCGTTCGAGCTGGACCCCGGCCGCGCCAAGGGCGACATCCAGCCCGTGCTCACCATGCTCACCAAGAAGTACGGCATGAGCGAGGCGCAGGCGCAGGCCGGCGAGGAGAACCTCGGCACCCAGGCCGCCGCCGAGGGCCTGGACTACCGCACCCGGGACCGCGACCACGGCAACACCTTCGACATGCACCGCCTGCTCCACCTCGCCAAGGAGAAGGGCCGCCAGGACGAGCTGATCGGCCTGTTCTACCGCGCCAACTTCGCCGAGGAGCGCAGCGTCTTCGGGGACGACGAGCGGCTCGTCGAGCTGGCCGTCGCCGCCGGACTCGACGCGGACGACGCCCGGCGCGTCCTCGCCGACCCGTCCGCCTACGCCACCGAGGTCCGCGCCGACGAGCGCGAGGCCGCCGAGCTGGGCGCGAACGGCGTCCCCTTCTTCGTCCTCGACCGGACCTACGGCGTCTCCGGCGCCCAGCCCACCGAGGTCTTCTCCCAGGCGCTGACCCAGGCCTGGGGCGAGCGCCCGCAGCTCACCCTCATCCAGGACGGGAAGAGCGCCGAGGACGGTGCCGAGGCCTGCGGCCCGGACGGCTGCGCCGTACCCCAGCACTGA
- the thpD gene encoding ectoine hydroxylase, producing MTTLTDLYPSRGATEVAAPRQDPVLWGAPGEPGPITVPELQTYERDGFLPVEELITEDEVAVYRQELERLVTDPAIRADDRSIVEPQTQEIRSVFEVHRISEIFARLVRDERVVGRARQILGSDVYVHQSRINVKPGFGASGFYWHSDFETWHAEDGLPNMRTVSVSIALTENYDTNGGLMIMPGSHKTYLGCAGATPKDNYKKSLQMQDAGTPSDEALTRLATRHGIKLFTGKAGSATWFDCNCMHGSGDNITPFPRSNVFIVFNSVENAAVEPFSAPVRRPEFIGARDFTPVR from the coding sequence ATGACGACGCTCACCGATCTGTACCCCAGCCGAGGAGCCACCGAAGTGGCCGCGCCCCGACAGGACCCGGTCCTGTGGGGTGCGCCGGGTGAACCCGGCCCGATCACCGTGCCCGAACTCCAGACGTACGAGCGCGACGGCTTCCTCCCCGTCGAGGAGCTGATCACCGAGGACGAGGTCGCCGTCTACCGGCAGGAGCTGGAACGGCTCGTGACCGACCCGGCGATCCGTGCCGACGACCGCTCGATCGTCGAGCCGCAGACGCAGGAGATCCGGTCCGTCTTCGAGGTGCACCGGATCAGCGAGATCTTCGCCCGGCTCGTCCGCGACGAGCGGGTCGTGGGCCGTGCGCGGCAGATCCTCGGCTCCGACGTGTACGTGCACCAGTCGCGGATCAACGTCAAGCCGGGCTTCGGCGCCAGTGGCTTCTACTGGCACTCGGACTTCGAGACCTGGCACGCCGAGGACGGTCTGCCGAACATGCGGACGGTGTCCGTCTCGATCGCGCTGACCGAGAACTACGACACCAACGGCGGTCTCATGATCATGCCGGGGTCGCACAAGACGTACCTCGGGTGTGCGGGGGCCACGCCGAAGGACAACTACAAGAAGTCGCTGCAGATGCAGGACGCCGGCACGCCGTCCGACGAGGCGCTCACCCGTCTCGCCACCCGGCACGGCATCAAGCTCTTCACGGGCAAGGCCGGTTCGGCGACCTGGTTCGACTGCAACTGCATGCACGGTTCGGGCGACAACATCACGCCGTTCCCGCGCAGCAACGTCTTCATCGTGTTCAACAGCGTGGAGAACGCCGCGGTGGAGCCCTTCTCGGCTCCGGTGCGCAGGCCGGAGTTCATCGGCGCCCGGGACTTCACACCGGTGCGCTGA
- a CDS encoding DUF1349 domain-containing protein encodes MDVSLPELPFSLRTYGPDGHWSYEDDVLTGWAGPRQDRFVPPTGEGLDPASDAPRLLGSPEGDFQLIARVTVGFGASFDAGVLYVHVGERAWAKLCLEYSPDVATVCTVVTRGHSDDANSFTVDGSSVWLRVSRTGRAFAFHASRDGKRWTFIRLFTLAGEEESGAALVGFMTQSPMGDGCVVTYDDIEFRPTWPRDLRDGS; translated from the coding sequence ATGGACGTCTCACTCCCCGAACTGCCCTTCTCCCTGCGCACGTACGGCCCGGACGGCCACTGGTCGTACGAGGACGACGTGCTCACCGGCTGGGCCGGCCCGCGGCAGGACCGCTTCGTGCCGCCCACCGGCGAAGGGCTCGACCCGGCGTCGGACGCACCCCGGCTGCTCGGCTCCCCGGAGGGCGACTTCCAGCTCATCGCCCGGGTGACGGTCGGCTTCGGGGCCTCCTTCGACGCGGGCGTGCTCTACGTCCACGTCGGGGAGCGCGCCTGGGCGAAGCTCTGCCTGGAGTACTCCCCGGACGTGGCCACCGTCTGCACGGTCGTCACCCGCGGCCACTCCGACGACGCCAACTCCTTCACTGTGGACGGGAGTTCCGTCTGGCTCCGGGTGAGCCGCACCGGCCGCGCCTTCGCCTTCCACGCCTCCCGCGACGGCAAGCGCTGGACCTTCATCCGTCTCTTCACGCTGGCCGGCGAGGAGGAGAGCGGAGCGGCACTGGTGGGCTTCATGACGCAGTCCCCGATGGGAGACGGCTGCGTGGTGACGTACGACGACATCGAGTTCCGCCCGACCTGGCCCCGCGACCTGCGCGACGGCAGCTGA